A genomic region of Canis aureus isolate CA01 chromosome 16, VMU_Caureus_v.1.0, whole genome shotgun sequence contains the following coding sequences:
- the CCDC137 gene encoding coiled-coil domain-containing protein 137: MAAARRGGAAPVCPGGPGRPQGRQPPGKQRSAPWPGPRSKEKKKVNCKPKNQDEQEIPFRLREIMRSRQEMKNATSNRKRKREAQVAFRKTLEKEAKGVEPDIVVPKFKQRKWESEKAYVQRMEQEAQHVLFLSKNQVVRQPEVPVAPKKEKSERKKAFQQRRLDKIRQRREEKAAERLEQELLRDPVKFGEVALQPPELTAQPRSSASRGQPGKKSLMLRKLLSSGGMSQSLTTSLARQRIIGEERERAVQAYRALKKRQQQGTQSPQPPHLASRKKAETCL; this comes from the exons ATGGCGGCGGCCCGACGCGGAGGGGCTGCGCCCGTGTGCCCGGGGGGTCCAGGGCGGCCGCAGGGGCGGCAGCCGCCGGGGAAGCAGCGCTCAGCGCCGTGGCCCGGGCCGCGCAG caaagaaaagaagaaagtgaattGCAAGCCCAAGAACCAGGATGAACAGGAAATCCCCTTCCGCCTCCGAGAGATTATGAGGAGCCGCCAGGAGATGAAAAATGCCACCAGtaacaggaagaggaagagagaag CCCAGGTGGCCTTCAGAAAGACACTGGAGAAGGAAGCCAAGGGAGTGGAGCCGGACATCGTGGTCCCCAAATTcaagcagaggaagtgggagtCTGAGAAGGCCTACGTCCAGCGAATGGAGCAGGAGGCCCAGCACGTGCTCTTCCTCAGCAAGAACCAGGTGGTCCGGCAGCCTGAGGTGCCAGTGGCTCCCAAAAAGGAGAAGTCGGAGCGGAAGAAAGC gTTCCAGCAACGGCGACTGGATAAAATccggcagaggagggaggagaaggcagcAGAAAGGCTGGAGCAGGAGCTGCTCCGAG ACCCAGTGAAGTTTGGCGAGGTGGCCCTGCAGCCCCCAGAGCTGACTGCCCAGCCCAGGTCGAGCGCGAGCAGGGGCCAG CCTGGGAAGAAATCGCTGATGCTGAGGAAGCTTTTGAGCTCTGGTGGCATGTCCCAGTCTCTGACCACGTCACTGGCCCGACAGCGGATTattggggaggagagagagcggGCCGTGCAGGCCTATAGGGCACTGAAGAAGCGGCAGCAGCAGGGGACTCAGTCACCACAGCCACCCCACCTCGCTTccaggaagaaggcagagacgTGTCTGTGA